A single region of the Aurantiacibacter sp. MUD11 genome encodes:
- a CDS encoding AMP-dependent synthetase/ligase, which translates to MQLADIDNARNLVSLFLQRADELGDKPFLTAKIDGTWTPISYAEAARMVCVLAEKLRGLGLHDGDRVVIVSENRPEWCIADLAIMAAGCITTPAYTTNTVRDHCHILDDSGASAVVVSNAKLAQQLFPAIMKTDKVRNVVVMEGISTAQSGSFDLHRWEDMTEGGAEAARAAVEARMASVHRDDLACIIYTSGTSGAPRGVMLHHGAILHNAGSAAELLSHEFGWGEERFLSFLPLSHAMEHTAGLYLPIGLGADIWFAEGLDKLSSNLEEAQPTFMIVVPRLFEVLREKMIKTISKQGKLANFLLGRALRLGEKQVAGKAGLLSKPDELLLAATLRPKIKERFGGRIKALVSGGAPLNPEVGGFFQAMGLTMLQGYGQTESAPVVSVNLPSVGIKLDTVGPPLRGVEVRIAEDGEILVRGELVMKGYWQRPEDTERTLHGGWLHTGDVGHLDEKGRIKITDRKKDIIVNDKGDNVAPQKLEGMLTLQPEISQVMVAGDKRPYMVALIVPDAEWAVQWARENDEKFDMAALQDLPAFRSAIKAAIDRTNKDLSVIEKIRKFTFADEPFSVDNNMMTPTMKIRRVQIRETYADRLDALY; encoded by the coding sequence GTGCAGCTCGCCGATATCGACAATGCCCGTAACCTCGTTTCGCTGTTCCTGCAGCGCGCCGACGAGCTGGGCGACAAGCCTTTCCTGACCGCCAAGATCGACGGCACCTGGACGCCGATCTCCTACGCCGAAGCGGCGCGAATGGTCTGCGTGCTGGCGGAAAAGCTGCGCGGACTTGGTTTGCACGATGGCGACCGCGTGGTCATCGTTTCCGAGAACCGCCCCGAATGGTGCATCGCCGATCTCGCGATCATGGCGGCGGGTTGCATCACCACGCCCGCCTACACCACCAACACCGTGCGCGATCACTGCCATATCCTCGACGACTCAGGGGCGAGCGCGGTGGTCGTCTCCAACGCCAAGCTGGCGCAGCAGCTGTTCCCGGCCATCATGAAGACCGACAAGGTCCGCAACGTCGTGGTGATGGAAGGCATCTCCACCGCGCAGTCCGGTTCGTTCGACCTGCATCGCTGGGAGGACATGACCGAAGGGGGCGCCGAAGCAGCGCGCGCCGCGGTCGAGGCGCGCATGGCCTCGGTCCACCGCGATGACTTGGCCTGTATCATCTACACCAGCGGCACCAGCGGTGCCCCGCGCGGGGTGATGCTTCACCACGGTGCGATCCTGCACAATGCCGGTTCGGCAGCGGAACTGCTGAGCCACGAATTCGGCTGGGGCGAGGAACGATTCCTGTCCTTCCTGCCGCTGTCGCACGCCATGGAACACACGGCAGGCCTCTACCTGCCCATCGGCCTCGGTGCGGACATCTGGTTTGCCGAGGGGCTCGACAAGCTCTCCAGCAATCTCGAGGAAGCGCAGCCCACCTTCATGATCGTTGTGCCGCGCCTGTTCGAAGTGCTGCGCGAAAAGATGATCAAGACCATCAGCAAGCAGGGCAAGCTGGCCAACTTCCTGCTCGGCCGCGCCTTGCGACTGGGCGAGAAGCAGGTGGCGGGCAAGGCCGGCCTGCTGTCCAAGCCAGACGAATTGCTGCTGGCGGCAACGCTCCGACCGAAGATCAAGGAACGCTTCGGCGGACGGATCAAGGCGCTGGTATCGGGCGGCGCGCCGCTCAATCCCGAAGTCGGCGGCTTCTTCCAGGCGATGGGCCTGACCATGCTGCAAGGCTATGGCCAGACCGAGAGCGCACCGGTCGTCAGCGTCAACTTACCCAGCGTCGGCATCAAGCTCGACACCGTCGGCCCGCCGCTGCGCGGGGTCGAGGTGCGGATCGCCGAAGACGGCGAAATCCTGGTGCGCGGCGAGCTGGTTATGAAGGGCTACTGGCAGCGCCCGGAGGATACCGAGCGGACGCTGCACGGCGGCTGGCTGCACACCGGCGACGTCGGCCATCTCGACGAGAAGGGCCGCATCAAGATCACCGATCGCAAGAAGGACATCATCGTCAACGACAAGGGCGACAATGTCGCCCCGCAGAAACTGGAAGGCATGCTGACGCTGCAGCCCGAAATCAGCCAGGTGATGGTGGCGGGCGACAAGCGGCCCTACATGGTCGCGCTGATCGTGCCCGACGCGGAGTGGGCGGTGCAGTGGGCGCGCGAGAACGACGAGAAGTTCGACATGGCCGCGCTGCAGGATTTGCCGGCCTTCCGCAGCGCCATCAAGGCAGCGATCGACCGCACGAACAAGGACCTCTCGGTGATCGAGAAGATCCGCAAGTTCACCTTCGCGGACGAACCGTTCAGTGTCGACAACAACATGATGACGCCGACGATGAAGATCCGCCGCGTGCAGATCCGCGAGACTTACGCGGACCGGCTCGACGCGCTGTATTGA
- a CDS encoding response regulator: MATKVLIVEDDLLNRMFYEAVFQQREYELLVVEDGARVLDAVDRFAPDLITMDIHLPHVSGRKLIRQISGNPQTAHIPILAITAYAGKRDEEEIRRAGADAYLAKPLSIDRLLREVDILLAGTNGAAA; the protein is encoded by the coding sequence ATGGCCACCAAGGTGCTCATCGTCGAGGATGATCTCCTCAACCGCATGTTCTACGAAGCGGTCTTCCAGCAGCGCGAATACGAGCTGCTGGTGGTCGAGGACGGTGCGCGAGTCTTGGATGCCGTCGACAGGTTTGCGCCCGATCTGATCACCATGGATATCCACCTGCCGCATGTCTCGGGCCGCAAGCTGATCCGGCAGATTTCGGGCAATCCGCAGACCGCGCATATCCCGATCCTGGCCATCACCGCCTATGCGGGGAAGCGCGACGAGGAGGAAATCCGCCGCGCCGGCGCCGACGCCTACCTCGCCAAGCCGCTCAGCATCGATAGGCTGCTGCGTGAGGTCGACATCCTGCTGGCCGGCACCAATGGAGCAGCGGCCTAG
- the thiS gene encoding sulfur carrier protein ThiS — MTSSISLTVNGDPRRTPATTIAELVRELGLKPEKVAVEHNGEIAPRSTLAEAKLADGDQLEIVHFVGGGSGADDDSWEVAGHRFNSRLIVGTGKYKDFAQNAAAVEAAGAEIVTVAVRRVNVSDPNQPVLMDYIDPKKVTYLPNTAGCFTAEDAIRTLRLAREAGGWDLVKLEVLGEAKTLYPNMVETIRACEVLAKEGFKPMVYCTDDPIAAKQLEDAGAVAIMPLGAPIGSGLGIQNQVTIRLIVEGANVPVLVDAGVGTASDAAVAMELGCDGVLMNTAIAEAKDPIRMARAMRLAVEAGREAYLAGRMGRRKYADPSSPLAGLI, encoded by the coding sequence ATGACCAGCTCAATTTCCCTCACCGTCAACGGCGACCCGCGTCGCACTCCTGCCACCACCATTGCAGAACTCGTCCGCGAACTGGGCCTGAAGCCCGAAAAGGTCGCGGTGGAGCACAATGGCGAAATCGCCCCGCGCTCAACGCTGGCGGAAGCCAAGCTGGCCGATGGCGACCAGCTGGAGATCGTCCATTTCGTAGGCGGCGGATCGGGCGCTGACGACGATAGCTGGGAGGTCGCCGGGCACCGCTTCAACAGCCGGCTGATCGTGGGCACGGGCAAGTACAAGGATTTCGCCCAGAACGCCGCTGCGGTGGAGGCTGCCGGAGCCGAGATCGTCACCGTGGCCGTGCGCCGGGTGAACGTGTCCGACCCGAACCAGCCTGTGCTGATGGATTATATCGATCCCAAGAAGGTCACCTACCTGCCCAATACCGCGGGCTGCTTCACCGCCGAGGACGCTATCCGCACGCTGCGCCTGGCGCGCGAGGCAGGTGGCTGGGACCTGGTGAAGCTGGAGGTGCTGGGCGAGGCGAAGACGCTCTATCCCAACATGGTCGAGACCATCCGCGCCTGTGAAGTGCTGGCCAAGGAAGGCTTCAAGCCGATGGTCTACTGCACCGACGATCCGATTGCCGCCAAACAGCTGGAAGACGCCGGCGCCGTCGCCATCATGCCGCTGGGCGCGCCGATCGGTTCGGGCCTCGGCATCCAGAACCAGGTCACGATCCGCCTGATTGTGGAAGGCGCCAATGTGCCGGTGCTGGTCGATGCCGGTGTTGGCACCGCGTCGGATGCGGCAGTCGCCATGGAGCTTGGCTGCGACGGCGTGCTGATGAACACCGCCATCGCCGAGGCCAAGGACCCGATCCGCATGGCCCGGGCCATGAGGCTGGCGGTCGAGGCAGGCCGCGAAGCCTACCTCGCCGGACGCATGGGGCGGCGCAAGTATGCCGACCCCAGCTCACCCCTTGCCGGGCTGATCTGA
- a CDS encoding isoaspartyl peptidase/L-asparaginase family protein, with product MRSIGSSLLLALAALAFSTPAAAQEWRMVIHGGAGTIERDRMTPERDAEIRAALSHALETGAAVLADGGSALDAVEATIRVLEDDPNFNAGRGAVFTAAGRNELDASIMDGRTRDAGAVAGVTATRHPISLARAVMEDSPHVMMAASGADAFSLEQGLEQAAPEWFHTDERYEQLQRFLSRDQADASDLAGADYKFGTVGAVALDMDGNLAAGTSTGGMTGKLYGRVGDSPVIGAGTYADNRACAVSATGAGEYYIREGVAHEICARIRFLGETPQQAADFVQAETLELGGTGGVIVLGPDGDWAYSFNTAGMYRGMIAAGAEPQVGIYGDE from the coding sequence ATGCGTTCGATTGGCTCTTCGCTCCTGCTGGCGCTGGCGGCGCTGGCATTCTCGACTCCTGCTGCGGCGCAGGAATGGCGGATGGTGATCCACGGCGGAGCGGGCACGATAGAACGCGACCGGATGACGCCCGAACGCGACGCCGAGATTCGCGCCGCGCTATCCCATGCGCTGGAAACGGGCGCCGCCGTGCTGGCGGACGGTGGCAGCGCGCTCGACGCGGTGGAGGCGACCATCCGCGTGCTGGAGGACGATCCCAACTTCAACGCCGGTCGCGGCGCGGTGTTCACCGCCGCCGGGCGCAACGAACTGGATGCCTCGATCATGGACGGGCGGACGCGCGATGCCGGGGCGGTGGCAGGCGTCACCGCCACGCGTCACCCGATTTCGCTTGCCCGCGCGGTGATGGAGGATTCGCCGCATGTGATGATGGCGGCCAGCGGGGCGGACGCCTTCAGTCTCGAACAGGGGCTGGAGCAGGCTGCGCCCGAGTGGTTCCACACGGACGAGCGCTACGAACAGCTGCAACGTTTCCTTTCGCGCGACCAGGCCGATGCGTCCGACCTGGCGGGCGCGGATTACAAGTTCGGCACGGTCGGCGCGGTGGCGCTGGACATGGATGGCAACCTCGCGGCGGGCACCTCCACCGGCGGCATGACCGGCAAGCTCTATGGCCGCGTCGGCGATTCGCCGGTGATCGGCGCCGGCACCTATGCCGACAATCGGGCTTGCGCCGTCTCCGCCACGGGTGCGGGCGAATACTACATCCGCGAGGGTGTCGCGCACGAGATCTGCGCGCGCATCCGCTTCCTTGGCGAAACGCCGCAGCAGGCCGCTGACTTCGTGCAGGCCGAAACGCTCGAACTTGGCGGCACCGGCGGCGTCATCGTGCTGGGGCCGGATGGCGACTGGGCCTATTCGTTCAACACTGCCGGCATGTATCGCGGCATGATCGCAGCGGGCGCGGAGCCGCAAGTGGGCATTTACGGCGACGAATAG
- the rpsI gene encoding 30S ribosomal protein S9 yields MATEDKNTASDLADLKEVVGDAPAADAGEATPAAPTAPLREQEIDAQGRAYATGRRKDATARVWLKPGTGKVTVNGKDQEVYFARPTLRLVINQPFAISEREGQYDVVCTVTGGGLSGQAGAVKHGISQALSRYEPALRGVIKSAGFLTRDSRVVERKKYGRAKARRSFQFSKR; encoded by the coding sequence ATGGCTACCGAAGACAAGAACACCGCCAGCGACCTCGCTGACCTGAAGGAAGTGGTGGGCGACGCTCCGGCTGCCGACGCTGGCGAAGCCACCCCGGCCGCTCCGACCGCGCCGCTGCGCGAACAGGAAATCGACGCCCAGGGCCGTGCCTATGCCACCGGCCGCCGCAAGGACGCCACCGCTCGCGTGTGGCTGAAGCCCGGCACCGGCAAGGTCACCGTCAACGGCAAGGACCAGGAAGTCTACTTCGCCCGTCCGACCCTGCGTCTCGTGATCAACCAGCCCTTCGCCATCTCCGAGCGTGAAGGCCAGTACGACGTGGTCTGCACCGTTACCGGTGGCGGCCTGTCGGGCCAGGCAGGTGCGGTGAAGCACGGCATCAGCCAGGCGCTGAGCCGCTACGAACCGGCCCTGCGCGGCGTGATCAAGTCCGCCGGCTTCCTCACCCGCGACAGCCGCGTGGTGGAGCGCAAGAAGTACGGCCGTGCCAAGGCACGTCGCAGCTTCCAGTTCTCGAAGCGCTAA
- the rplM gene encoding 50S ribosomal protein L13 — MKALSKTTRSIKPAEVEKKWHLIDAEGLVVGRLASIIANILRGKHKPSYTPHVDCGDHVIVINADKVQFTGNKAGKKHYYKHTGYPGGIKDITADKVLAGRFPERVLEKAVERMIPTGPLGRAQMKALHLYNGTEHPHDGQKPEVLDVASMNRKNKVTA; from the coding sequence ATGAAGGCTCTGAGCAAGACCACCCGGTCGATCAAGCCGGCCGAGGTCGAAAAGAAGTGGCACCTCATCGACGCCGAAGGCCTCGTCGTCGGCCGCCTCGCCTCGATCATCGCCAACATCCTGCGCGGCAAGCACAAGCCGAGCTACACCCCGCACGTCGATTGCGGTGACCACGTCATCGTCATCAACGCCGACAAGGTGCAGTTCACCGGCAACAAGGCTGGCAAGAAGCACTATTACAAGCACACCGGCTATCCGGGTGGCATCAAGGACATCACCGCCGACAAGGTGCTGGCCGGCCGCTTCCCCGAGCGCGTGCTGGAAAAGGCTGTCGAGCGCATGATCCCGACCGGTCCGCTGGGCCGTGCGCAGATGAAGGCGCTGCACCTCTACAACGGCACCGAGCACCCGCATGACGGCCAGAAGCCCGAAGTGCTCGACGTTGCCTCGATGAACCGCAAGAACAAGGTGACCGCATAA
- a CDS encoding COX15/CtaA family protein, translated as MVAQATAAPLESTPPIGTRPLALARWLLFVALLVLIMVAVGGITRLTESGLSITEWKPVTGAIPPLTEADWQAEFELYQQTGEYQNVSGPAGMDLAAFKFIYFWEWFHRLLGRVIGMAFALPLAWFWLRGAIPAGYKPRLLALLALGGLQGAFGWFMVRSGLGSEMTDVSHFWLSIHLLTALFTLAGLVWTALDLRQLAAGNARPARLTGLSIVVIAVLFLQLLLGAWVAGLNAGLASDTWPLMQGRLVPEADWSRGALWTFTHDPFFLHFLHRWWAWAAVAALIVMARKVKPLERRASIAIHSAFGVQIVLGIATVMTGVDLWMAVLHQLVGALLVGATAWGAHVLGRRA; from the coding sequence ATGGTCGCCCAAGCAACTGCCGCCCCCCTCGAGTCGACTCCACCGATCGGCACGCGTCCGCTGGCGCTGGCGCGCTGGCTGCTGTTCGTGGCGCTGCTCGTCCTGATCATGGTGGCAGTGGGCGGCATCACCCGGCTGACCGAAAGCGGCCTCTCGATCACGGAGTGGAAGCCCGTGACCGGTGCCATCCCGCCGCTGACCGAGGCCGACTGGCAGGCCGAGTTCGAGCTCTACCAGCAGACCGGCGAGTACCAGAACGTCTCCGGCCCGGCCGGGATGGATCTCGCCGCCTTCAAGTTCATCTATTTCTGGGAATGGTTCCACCGCCTGCTGGGACGCGTTATCGGCATGGCCTTCGCGCTGCCGCTGGCGTGGTTCTGGCTGCGCGGCGCGATTCCGGCCGGCTACAAGCCGCGCCTCCTCGCGCTGCTGGCACTGGGCGGACTGCAAGGCGCCTTCGGCTGGTTCATGGTCCGCTCGGGCCTTGGCAGCGAGATGACCGACGTTTCGCACTTCTGGCTCTCGATCCACCTGCTCACCGCGCTGTTCACCCTGGCCGGCCTCGTCTGGACCGCGCTCGACTTGCGCCAGCTCGCCGCCGGCAATGCCAGGCCGGCACGGCTTACCGGCCTCTCCATCGTCGTGATCGCGGTACTGTTCCTGCAATTGCTGCTGGGCGCATGGGTCGCCGGACTCAACGCCGGGCTAGCCTCCGACACCTGGCCGCTGATGCAGGGCCGCCTCGTGCCCGAGGCCGACTGGTCGCGCGGAGCGCTGTGGACCTTCACCCACGATCCCTTCTTCCTCCACTTCCTGCACCGCTGGTGGGCCTGGGCAGCGGTTGCCGCGCTGATCGTGATGGCGCGCAAGGTGAAGCCGCTCGAGCGGCGGGCCTCTATCGCCATCCATAGCGCGTTCGGCGTACAGATCGTGCTGGGCATTGCCACGGTGATGACCGGAGTCGACCTGTGGATGGCAGTGTTGCACCAGTTGGTGGGAGCACTGCTGGTCGGGGCCACGGCCTGGGGCGCGCACGTGCTGGGACGGCGCGCATGA
- a CDS encoding MerC domain-containing protein, producing the protein MGSLSPWIRGRLDRAGVLLSALCLLHCVLGLVLVAGLGLGAGFLLDPDIHRWGLLLATVIAGVAIGVGAVRHRRAKPFVVAMTGLSFMGGALAVGHGVEEAVLTMIGVTLVATGHILNLRHA; encoded by the coding sequence ATGGGATCGCTTTCCCCTTGGATTCGCGGCCGGTTGGACCGCGCTGGCGTACTGTTGTCCGCGCTGTGCCTGTTGCACTGCGTGCTCGGCCTCGTGCTTGTCGCCGGTCTTGGGCTGGGCGCGGGCTTCCTGCTCGATCCCGATATCCATCGCTGGGGCCTGCTGCTGGCAACCGTGATTGCCGGCGTGGCAATCGGGGTTGGCGCCGTGCGGCACCGCCGCGCCAAGCCCTTTGTCGTCGCCATGACCGGCCTGTCCTTCATGGGCGGCGCGCTGGCCGTGGGGCATGGCGTGGAAGAGGCCGTGCTGACGATGATCGGGGTGACGCTGGTCGCCACCGGACACATCCTCAACTTGCGCCACGCCTGA
- a CDS encoding gamma-glutamyltransferase family protein: MTFFRPIIAAAVALSLGACQTTTAPAPIVQTGVVEAADPRAADAGREMLRRGGSATDAAIAVMLALTVVEPQSSGIGGGGFMLRALPDGTITTYDGRETAPAAAGPDWFLDENGEPYASREIVRTGLSVGVPGNIALAARAHAAHGRLAWAELFEPAIALAEGFVMNPRLHQSLDGSIDRAGLDAGMRATFYEPNGEPFAVGTVIRRPDLAETFRRLAAEGPDAMYGEEAAEALAAHVAANTPRAAGMVAADITGYEAREREAVCGFYRAYRICSMGPPTSGGIMLLQTLGQLERFDLSALGPQSVEFWHLFLQSEMLAWADRAAYAADSDFVQVPTQALVSPEYLAGRSQLIDPARAAESYPAGDVESLLAMRGLGQGPMEQGTTHFVAVDSEGAMVSYTSTVEGGFGSGLAFGGYHLNNELTDFSFVPENDGVPVANRVESGKRPRSSMSPTIVWDPDGEPFLIIGGAGGPFIPVQTARSIIGVIDFDLALEDAFAQPIVMGFGPVIFVEEGTWLAGQTDALAALGYDNIRTGPQPFGSVGQVGALRVGDEWITAYDPRFRGRIEATPIMLD; this comes from the coding sequence GTGACCTTCTTCCGCCCGATCATCGCCGCCGCCGTCGCGCTTTCGCTCGGCGCTTGCCAGACCACCACTGCACCCGCGCCGATCGTCCAGACCGGCGTGGTCGAGGCCGCCGATCCGCGTGCCGCCGATGCCGGGCGCGAGATGCTGCGCCGGGGCGGCAGCGCCACCGATGCCGCCATCGCCGTGATGCTGGCGCTGACCGTGGTCGAACCGCAAAGCTCCGGCATAGGCGGGGGCGGCTTCATGCTGCGCGCGCTGCCTGATGGCACGATCACCACCTATGACGGCCGCGAGACGGCACCCGCCGCCGCGGGGCCGGACTGGTTCCTCGACGAGAACGGCGAACCCTATGCTTCGCGCGAGATCGTGCGCACCGGCCTCAGCGTCGGAGTGCCCGGCAATATCGCGCTCGCCGCCCGCGCCCACGCCGCGCACGGCCGCCTCGCATGGGCGGAGCTGTTCGAACCCGCCATCGCGCTGGCCGAGGGCTTCGTGATGAACCCGCGCCTGCACCAGTCGCTCGACGGCAGCATCGACCGCGCCGGTCTCGACGCCGGGATGCGCGCCACTTTCTACGAGCCGAATGGCGAACCCTTCGCCGTCGGCACCGTGATCCGCCGCCCGGACCTGGCCGAGACTTTCCGCCGCCTGGCCGCCGAGGGGCCGGATGCCATGTATGGCGAGGAAGCGGCCGAAGCCTTGGCCGCACATGTCGCCGCCAACACGCCGCGCGCAGCGGGCATGGTCGCTGCCGACATCACCGGCTACGAGGCCAGGGAGCGCGAGGCCGTCTGCGGCTTCTACCGCGCCTATCGCATCTGCTCGATGGGACCGCCCACATCCGGCGGCATCATGCTGCTGCAGACGCTGGGCCAGCTGGAGCGCTTCGACCTGTCCGCGCTCGGCCCGCAGTCGGTCGAGTTCTGGCACCTGTTCCTGCAATCCGAGATGCTCGCCTGGGCCGATCGCGCCGCCTATGCGGCGGACAGCGACTTCGTGCAGGTGCCGACGCAGGCGCTAGTTTCGCCCGAGTACCTGGCCGGGCGTTCGCAGCTGATCGACCCGGCGCGCGCGGCGGAGAGCTATCCCGCCGGCGATGTCGAGAGCCTGCTCGCCATGCGCGGGCTTGGCCAGGGGCCGATGGAGCAGGGCACTACCCATTTCGTCGCCGTGGACAGCGAAGGCGCCATGGTCAGCTACACCTCCACCGTGGAAGGCGGCTTCGGCTCCGGCCTCGCATTCGGTGGCTACCACCTGAACAACGAGCTGACCGATTTCAGCTTCGTCCCCGAGAACGACGGTGTGCCGGTGGCCAACCGGGTGGAAAGCGGCAAGCGACCGCGCAGCTCCATGTCGCCCACCATCGTATGGGACCCTGACGGCGAGCCCTTCCTCATCATCGGCGGGGCAGGCGGCCCCTTCATCCCGGTACAGACCGCGCGTTCCATCATCGGCGTGATCGATTTCGACCTGGCGCTGGAAGACGCTTTTGCGCAGCCCATCGTCATGGGCTTCGGCCCGGTCATCTTCGTTGAAGAGGGCACCTGGCTTGCCGGGCAGACCGATGCGCTGGCGGCGCTGGGCTACGATAATATCCGCACCGGCCCGCAGCCCTTCGGATCAGTCGGCCAGGTCGGCGCGCTAAGGGTCGGAGACGAATGGATAACCGCTTACGATCCGCGTTTCCGCGGGCGGATCGAAGCGACGCCGATCATGCTGGACTAG
- the cutA gene encoding divalent-cation tolerance protein CutA, protein MSKPGAALIWAPFGSLDEAREVASTMVAEGHVACANIVPQLLSVFRYEGAVQSAEEVGVLFKTEASALERATQRLAQLHPYDTPAILGWRADSAPEETRGWLAEMVTGGGTR, encoded by the coding sequence ATGAGCAAGCCCGGCGCCGCTTTGATATGGGCGCCGTTCGGGTCGCTGGATGAAGCCCGCGAGGTTGCCTCCACCATGGTCGCGGAAGGTCACGTCGCCTGCGCCAATATCGTCCCGCAATTGCTCTCGGTGTTTCGCTACGAAGGCGCGGTGCAGTCCGCCGAAGAGGTCGGCGTGCTGTTCAAGACCGAGGCGAGCGCCCTGGAGCGGGCAACGCAAAGACTCGCGCAGTTGCACCCGTACGATACGCCTGCCATCCTTGGCTGGCGGGCCGACAGCGCTCCCGAGGAGACGCGCGGATGGCTGGCCGAAATGGTCACTGGGGGAGGAACACGATGA